Proteins found in one Nocardia brasiliensis ATCC 700358 genomic segment:
- a CDS encoding ABC transporter ATP-binding protein: MIEIRDLTLGYSGVTVLEVPELSVADGALTYLIGLNGTGKTTLLRCVCGVITPAVGTVRVDDTVVRAHHSTPASLGMHLNYRAFDPRHTARRHLRWIARARGLRTGRVDDVLEIVDLVRVADRRLGHYSLGMLQRVGIAAALLSEPQTLLLDEPLNGLDIAGIRWIRGLLRDLADAGTCVLVATHLLDEVERNADHIVIIGNGRVLADQPFAHLMNTLEPGEAGLEDAYLRIAGLPTQLPSGVTP; this comes from the coding sequence GTGATCGAAATCCGTGACCTGACCCTGGGCTATTCCGGCGTCACCGTCCTCGAGGTCCCCGAACTGAGCGTGGCAGACGGGGCACTCACCTACCTCATCGGTCTCAACGGCACCGGCAAGACCACGCTGCTGCGGTGCGTCTGCGGCGTTATCACGCCCGCTGTCGGTACGGTCCGGGTCGACGACACCGTCGTCCGGGCCCACCACAGCACGCCGGCCTCGCTCGGCATGCACCTCAACTACCGGGCCTTCGACCCGCGCCACACCGCACGCCGGCACCTGCGCTGGATCGCCCGGGCTCGTGGACTGCGCACCGGCCGGGTCGACGACGTACTCGAGATCGTCGATCTCGTCCGGGTCGCCGATCGCCGGTTGGGGCACTATTCGCTCGGCATGCTGCAACGGGTCGGCATCGCCGCCGCATTGCTCTCCGAGCCGCAGACCCTGCTGCTCGACGAACCGCTCAACGGCCTCGACATCGCGGGTATCCGGTGGATCCGCGGACTGCTGCGCGACCTCGCCGATGCGGGGACGTGTGTCCTGGTCGCCACCCACCTGCTCGATGAGGTCGAACGCAACGCCGACCACATCGTCATCATCGGAAACGGACGCGTTTTGGCCGACCAGCCGTTCGCTCACCTCATGAACACCCTGGAGCCCGGCGAGGCCGGTCTCGAAGACGCCTACCTGCGCATCGCCGGACTGCCCACTCAACTCCCGTCGGGAGTGACGCCATGA
- a CDS encoding SAM-dependent methyltransferase: protein MVEATEGPAPESDRKPEPFDPGALNSARVYDYLLGGKDYREVDEDMGNEMLTRAPEIKTVAWFARSFMLKAVQMAADAGIRQFIDLGSGIPTSPNVHEAAREIEPSAQVVYVDYDPVVHAHCDALLAGPRGVTALLGDVRHPDKIFDQLKNQTLIDFNEPVAITIIGVLHYVMDEEGPGDIIAAFRDRLAPGSLLAITHGSTDSAPEVLQVLTATKETSAQVCFRSPAQTKSFLDGFELLEPGVVPVQEWLRPDLPKTRMIMDAAIGRKP from the coding sequence GTGGTCGAAGCAACTGAAGGGCCTGCGCCGGAGAGCGACCGAAAGCCGGAACCGTTCGACCCCGGCGCGCTGAACTCTGCGCGGGTGTACGACTACCTATTGGGCGGGAAGGACTATCGCGAGGTCGACGAAGACATGGGCAACGAAATGCTCACTCGCGCACCCGAAATCAAGACCGTGGCGTGGTTCGCCCGCAGCTTCATGCTCAAGGCGGTCCAGATGGCTGCCGATGCGGGCATCCGGCAGTTCATCGATCTCGGCTCGGGTATCCCGACCTCGCCCAACGTGCACGAGGCGGCTCGCGAGATCGAGCCGTCGGCGCAGGTGGTGTACGTCGACTACGACCCGGTCGTGCACGCGCATTGTGACGCGCTGCTGGCCGGCCCGCGCGGTGTCACAGCACTATTGGGCGATGTTCGTCATCCCGACAAGATTTTCGATCAGCTGAAGAACCAGACCCTGATCGATTTCAACGAGCCCGTGGCCATCACCATCATCGGTGTGCTGCACTACGTGATGGACGAAGAGGGCCCCGGCGACATCATCGCGGCCTTTCGTGATCGGTTGGCGCCGGGCAGTTTGCTGGCGATCACGCACGGCTCCACCGATTCCGCCCCCGAGGTGCTCCAGGTGCTCACGGCTACCAAGGAAACATCCGCCCAGGTCTGCTTCCGGTCCCCGGCACAGACGAAGTCCTTTTTGGACGGCTTCGAGCTGCTCGAACCCGGTGTGGTCCCGGTGCAGGAGTGGCTGCGCCCCGACTTGCCGAAAACTCGGATGATCATGGACGCCGCCATCGGCCGCAAACCCTGA